One window of the Labilibaculum sp. genome contains the following:
- a CDS encoding NfeD family protein: protein MPDKYQSYMRSTMRATAESHGKDTLIQKGDTIYKWRRDPLIAEAMVDPRTYIENVIDTGKVLTFTPDEAIKNGYCEGIANSVEEVLSKAGIKEYTIKKYEPTGIEKMIDFMINPILQGILIMIIIGGIYFELQTPGIGFPILASAIAAVLYFSPLYLEGMAENWEILLFAAGVILLTLEIFVIPGFGVAGISGVILIITGLALSLVDNVAFEFEPRHIRALLGAIMLVVFSMLISIVGSIYASKRLFATNSFLGHLALGTVEKQEDGYVGVDMQAKSLIGKTGTVLSVLRPSGKVFIENQIYDAKSEDGFIDKDTLIEVIRFETGQVYVIKKEDDELNQS, encoded by the coding sequence ATGCCCGATAAATATCAATCCTACATGCGATCGACAATGCGCGCAACAGCCGAATCGCATGGAAAGGACACGCTGATCCAAAAAGGTGATACGATCTACAAATGGCGAAGAGATCCGTTAATTGCTGAAGCCATGGTTGATCCGCGTACTTATATTGAAAATGTGATTGACACTGGAAAAGTATTAACCTTCACACCCGATGAAGCAATTAAAAACGGATACTGCGAAGGAATTGCAAATAGTGTGGAAGAAGTCCTCTCTAAAGCTGGAATAAAAGAATATACGATTAAAAAGTATGAGCCAACGGGAATTGAAAAAATGATTGATTTCATGATTAATCCCATTCTACAAGGCATTTTAATCATGATTATTATTGGAGGAATTTATTTTGAATTACAAACTCCGGGAATCGGATTCCCGATACTGGCATCTGCGATTGCAGCGGTTCTCTACTTTTCTCCCCTGTATCTGGAAGGAATGGCCGAAAACTGGGAAATTCTGTTATTTGCTGCTGGTGTCATCCTCCTCACCTTGGAAATATTTGTCATCCCAGGCTTTGGAGTTGCTGGTATTTCAGGAGTCATCCTTATCATTACCGGTCTCGCTTTAAGTTTGGTTGACAATGTTGCTTTTGAGTTTGAGCCCCGTCACATTAGAGCTTTGCTCGGTGCAATTATGCTGGTTGTTTTTTCGATGCTTATCTCCATTGTGGGATCAATTTATGCGAGCAAAAGACTATTTGCCACCAATTCATTCTTAGGACATTTAGCTCTTGGTACGGTAGAAAAACAGGAAGATGGTTACGTTGGTGTAGATATGCAAGCCAAATCATTAATAGGGAAAACAGGAACCGTTCTTAGCGTTCTTCGTCCTTCGGGCAAGGTGTTTATCGAAAACCAAATTTACGATGCTAAATCGGAGGACGGTTTTATAGACAAAGACACACTTATAGAAGTAATCCGTTTTGAAACCGGTCAGGTATATGTTATAAAAAAAGAAGATGATGAACTCAATCAATCTTAG
- a CDS encoding EI24 domain-containing protein — protein sequence MKFIKDFSFGLRTYTEAIQYIFRKQLAWFFIFPILLNIILFWVGWDFIGDLAQQLQTYLEGWLDLENAEFWGSGFLKATLGGFIWVIFKLLFFLIFAYFGGYIILIIMSPVFSYLSERTEKIKTGNDYPFEIKQFLKDIVRGIFIAVRNLLIELALTILMFILSFIPIIGWIAAIFLFFISAYFYGFSFLDYAIERKKMSIAQSVQFMRENKGIVIANGFIFSLCLIVPFCGVSFSSFAAIISVVAGTLAVNEIWDDNKYPNKKPNKI from the coding sequence ATGAAATTCATTAAAGATTTTAGCTTTGGCTTACGAACTTACACTGAAGCCATTCAATATATTTTCAGAAAACAATTGGCTTGGTTTTTTATATTCCCAATTCTTCTCAATATCATTTTATTTTGGGTTGGCTGGGATTTTATTGGCGATTTGGCCCAGCAATTGCAAACCTACCTTGAAGGCTGGTTGGACTTGGAAAATGCTGAGTTTTGGGGGTCCGGTTTCTTAAAAGCAACTCTTGGCGGATTTATTTGGGTGATATTCAAATTATTATTCTTTTTGATATTCGCCTACTTTGGTGGCTACATCATCCTCATCATTATGTCACCTGTATTCTCTTATTTATCAGAGCGAACAGAAAAAATAAAAACAGGAAATGACTATCCGTTTGAAATAAAACAATTTTTAAAGGACATTGTACGCGGTATTTTTATTGCTGTTCGAAACTTGCTAATAGAACTGGCTTTAACAATACTCATGTTTATTTTAAGTTTTATTCCGATAATAGGTTGGATTGCCGCCATATTCTTGTTTTTTATTTCGGCGTATTTCTACGGATTTTCATTTCTTGATTATGCAATTGAACGCAAAAAAATGAGCATTGCACAAAGCGTTCAATTCATGAGAGAAAACAAAGGAATTGTTATTGCTAATGGTTTTATTTTTTCACTCTGCTTGATTGTTCCATTTTGCGGCGTTTCTTTTTCAAGTTTTGCCGCTATTATTTCAGTTGTTGCCGGAACTTTAGCAGTAAATGAAATATGGGATGATAACAAATACCCAAACAAAAAACCAAACAAAATTTAA
- the purB gene encoding adenylosuccinate lyase, whose protein sequence is MQSLTAISPIDGRYRDKVDVLGEYFSEYALVRYRVLVEVEYFIALCEVPLPQLKDFDKDLFADLRSLYLDFTVEDAQKVKDIESVTNHDVKAVEYFIKEKFDALNLHKYKEFIHFGLTSQDINNTATPYSLRDAVHDVYYPLLDELINKLDSFSDDWKEISMLARTHGQPASPTRLGKEIQVYVYRLKKQLDLLKSVPCSAKFGGATGNFNAHHVAYPKTDWKEFGNHFVNDILKLEREEFTTQISNYDNMGAIFDNLKRINTVLIDLNRDFWTYVSMNYFKQKIKEGEVGSSAMPHKVNPIDFENSEGNLGLANATFEHLSAKLPISRLQRDLTDSTVLRNIGVPFAHTIIAFKSLLKGLDKLIISKEAFQADLDANWAVVAEAVQTILRREGYPNPYEALKALTRTNSHITKESIAEFIDTLDVDDSLKVELKAISPGNYTGI, encoded by the coding sequence ATGCAGAGTTTGACAGCAATTTCGCCTATTGACGGACGTTACCGTGATAAGGTAGACGTTTTAGGAGAGTATTTTTCGGAATATGCTTTGGTGCGATACAGAGTTTTGGTAGAAGTAGAATATTTTATTGCTTTATGTGAGGTTCCTCTTCCGCAATTAAAAGATTTCGATAAGGATTTATTTGCAGATTTGCGTAGTTTATATCTCGATTTTACAGTTGAAGATGCGCAAAAAGTTAAAGATATTGAAAGCGTAACAAATCATGATGTTAAAGCTGTTGAGTACTTTATTAAGGAAAAATTTGATGCTTTAAATCTTCATAAATACAAAGAGTTTATTCACTTCGGATTAACTTCTCAGGATATTAATAATACAGCAACACCGTATTCATTGCGCGATGCTGTGCATGATGTATATTATCCTCTTTTAGACGAATTGATTAATAAACTGGACAGTTTTTCTGATGATTGGAAAGAAATTTCAATGTTGGCCCGTACTCATGGTCAGCCGGCATCTCCAACTCGTTTGGGAAAAGAAATTCAGGTATACGTATATCGTTTAAAGAAGCAGTTGGATCTCTTGAAAAGTGTTCCATGTTCGGCTAAATTTGGTGGGGCTACCGGTAACTTTAATGCTCATCATGTAGCATATCCTAAAACCGACTGGAAAGAATTTGGGAACCATTTTGTAAATGATATTTTGAAATTGGAACGTGAGGAATTCACTACGCAGATTTCCAATTATGACAATATGGGAGCTATTTTCGATAATCTAAAACGAATTAATACCGTTTTGATTGATTTGAATCGTGATTTTTGGACTTATGTATCCATGAATTATTTCAAACAAAAAATTAAAGAGGGTGAAGTAGGATCATCGGCTATGCCTCATAAGGTTAACCCAATCGATTTTGAAAATTCGGAAGGAAATCTTGGATTGGCAAATGCCACTTTTGAGCATTTATCGGCAAAATTACCAATATCCAGATTGCAACGCGATTTAACAGATTCTACTGTTTTAAGAAACATCGGAGTTCCTTTTGCTCATACTATTATTGCCTTTAAATCTTTATTAAAAGGTTTGGATAAATTGATTATTTCGAAAGAAGCGTTTCAGGCCGATTTGGATGCGAACTGGGCGGTTGTTGCCGAGGCAGTTCAAACCATTCTTCGCCGCGAAGGATATCCAAATCCTTACGAAGCATTAAAAGCTTTAACCCGTACCAATAGTCACATCACAAAGGAAAGTATTGCTGAGTTTATCGATACTCTTGATGTTGACGACAGCTTAAAGGTTGAATTAAAGGCGATTAGTCCAGGTAATTATACTGGAATCTAA
- a CDS encoding ABC transporter ATP-binding protein produces MKNFIKVLKRFLPPYRLDLGMMFFYNLLSALFGAFSFGVMIPVLNIIFGISGDPVTEKVAWEFTTDALTNNFYYYTYLLTQNYGADASLMFVGLVLLVIVLFKVAFAFLGSYHSVSIRNGVVRDMRQIIYSKIVNLPLPYFTDEKKGDIMSRSTGDVAEVENSIMSSIDMFFKNPVIIMVYLVGMIIMSPQLTLFVFILLPIAGFIIGRVGRNLKKSSRSGQDKMGDILSTIEETLSGLRIIKAFNAEDKMNDRFMVESNDYRKIMNSMMRRYVLAHPLSELLGTMVIVIVLWYGGRLILNGTGNLNASAFIAYLAMFYSVINPAKQFSKAAYSIQKGLAAMDRIDQLLDAKSTITEKENAKSVGVFQELIEYRDVSFSYNGERNVLKEVSVTIPKGKTVALVGQSGSGKTTFADLLPRFYDVNKGGIFVDGTDIRDYKMKDLRNLMGNVNQESILFNDTIFNNIAFGVENATLEEVEAAAKIANAHDFITATEDGYYTNIGDRGGKLSGGQRQRLSIARAVLKNPPIMILDEATSALDTESERLVQDALDKLMQNRTSIVIAHRLSTVKNADLICVFHEGEIVERGKHEELIEKNGTYKKLYDMQLL; encoded by the coding sequence ATGAAAAATTTTATTAAGGTTCTTAAACGATTCTTGCCTCCTTATCGATTGGATTTGGGAATGATGTTTTTTTATAACTTGCTATCTGCTTTGTTTGGTGCATTTTCATTTGGAGTAATGATTCCGGTACTGAATATCATATTTGGTATTTCAGGAGACCCTGTAACAGAAAAAGTTGCATGGGAGTTTACTACAGATGCCTTAACTAATAATTTCTACTATTATACTTATTTATTGACTCAGAATTATGGTGCCGATGCTTCCCTGATGTTTGTTGGGCTTGTTCTTTTGGTTATTGTTTTGTTTAAGGTTGCTTTTGCATTTTTAGGATCTTATCATAGTGTAAGCATTCGAAATGGCGTAGTGCGTGATATGCGTCAGATTATCTATAGTAAGATTGTGAATTTGCCATTGCCTTATTTTACAGATGAAAAGAAAGGTGATATTATGTCCCGTTCAACAGGTGATGTAGCTGAGGTTGAAAATTCTATTATGAGTTCAATAGACATGTTTTTTAAGAACCCGGTTATTATTATGGTCTACCTTGTAGGAATGATTATTATGAGCCCTCAACTTACTCTTTTTGTTTTTATATTACTACCTATAGCTGGGTTTATAATAGGCAGAGTTGGCCGGAATTTGAAGAAAAGTTCACGGTCGGGACAGGATAAAATGGGTGATATTCTTTCTACGATTGAAGAAACTTTATCCGGCCTTCGGATCATCAAAGCATTCAATGCTGAGGATAAAATGAACGATCGGTTTATGGTTGAGAGTAATGATTACCGAAAGATCATGAATAGCATGATGAGACGTTACGTTCTGGCTCATCCTTTAAGTGAACTTTTGGGAACGATGGTGATTGTAATTGTTTTATGGTACGGAGGACGATTAATTCTTAATGGTACAGGTAATTTGAATGCGTCTGCCTTTATTGCCTATTTGGCTATGTTTTATTCTGTGATTAACCCTGCAAAGCAATTTTCAAAGGCTGCTTATAGTATTCAAAAGGGATTGGCAGCAATGGATCGTATCGATCAATTATTGGATGCCAAATCGACAATTACAGAAAAGGAGAACGCAAAAAGTGTTGGCGTTTTTCAGGAATTAATTGAATACAGGGATGTATCTTTTTCCTACAATGGAGAACGTAATGTTTTGAAAGAGGTTAGTGTTACTATACCAAAAGGGAAAACAGTAGCATTGGTCGGTCAATCAGGGTCAGGTAAAACTACATTTGCGGATTTATTACCACGGTTTTACGATGTAAACAAAGGTGGTATTTTTGTGGATGGTACTGATATTCGGGATTATAAAATGAAGGATTTGAGAAACTTGATGGGAAATGTGAATCAGGAATCCATTTTGTTTAATGATACTATTTTCAATAATATTGCTTTTGGTGTAGAAAATGCCACACTGGAAGAAGTGGAAGCGGCAGCAAAAATTGCTAATGCTCATGATTTTATTACAGCAACTGAAGATGGTTATTATACTAATATTGGAGATCGTGGCGGTAAACTTTCCGGTGGTCAGCGGCAGAGATTGAGTATTGCCAGAGCAGTTCTTAAAAATCCTCCTATTATGATTTTGGATGAAGCTACTTCGGCTTTAGATACAGAATCAGAGCGATTGGTACAGGATGCTTTGGATAAATTAATGCAAAATCGCACTTCAATTGTAATCGCTCACCGCTTGTCGACAGTTAAAAATGCCGATTTGATTTGTGTTTTTCATGAGGGAGAAATTGTAGAGCGGGGCAAACATGAAGAGCTTATTGAAAAAAATGGCACTTATAAAAAATTGTATGACATGCAATTACTATAA
- a CDS encoding carbon-nitrogen hydrolase family protein — MRICIGQTNPIKGDIEKNIDQHKRFLEIAVHENADIMIFPELSLTGYEPKLAKILATTQDDTRLDVFQEISDLNKIVIGVGLPTKENDDTFISMVIFQSNKERFTYSKQYLYPTEIDVFTSGQKQIYLNFEGGNVVAPAICYELSIPEHSETAHKNHANIYIASVLNSINGIKDDIKKLSEIAKEFKMTVFMANYIGQSGGYECAGKTSIWNEEGKLVGQLNDKNEGLLIFDTETKEVIEKGIK; from the coding sequence ATGAGAATTTGTATAGGGCAAACAAATCCGATAAAAGGTGACATTGAAAAAAATATTGATCAGCACAAAAGATTTTTAGAAATTGCTGTCCATGAAAATGCTGATATAATGATTTTTCCAGAATTGTCGTTGACAGGTTATGAACCGAAATTAGCAAAGATCTTAGCCACGACACAAGACGACACAAGACTTGATGTATTTCAGGAAATTTCTGACTTGAATAAAATAGTGATTGGAGTTGGATTACCAACTAAAGAAAATGATGATACTTTCATAAGTATGGTGATTTTTCAATCAAATAAAGAACGGTTTACTTATTCAAAGCAATATTTATATCCAACTGAAATAGATGTTTTTACTTCAGGACAGAAGCAAATTTATTTGAATTTTGAAGGTGGAAATGTTGTAGCACCTGCAATTTGTTATGAATTATCAATTCCTGAACACTCAGAAACTGCGCATAAAAATCATGCGAACATTTATATTGCAAGCGTATTGAACTCTATTAATGGTATTAAAGACGATATTAAAAAGCTGTCTGAAATTGCAAAAGAGTTTAAAATGACTGTGTTTATGGCTAATTATATTGGACAATCAGGTGGATATGAATGTGCTGGAAAAACTTCGATATGGAATGAAGAAGGAAAATTAGTTGGACAATTAAATGATAAAAACGAGGGACTTTTAATTTTCGATACAGAAACGAAAGAAGTGATCGAAAAAGGCATAAAATAA
- a CDS encoding (4Fe-4S)-binding protein, protein MIKSKKEYSNGVVTVVYESDLCIHSGVCSKGLPDVFQPGTRPWVKAKGAGTEEIIRQVQKCPSRALSFYMNSPDPEDGEKGPIKAIEAGHKVEVFKDGPIMMEGPITLVGSDGQRKVMANACYFCRCGASKSKPFCDGSHKEIGFKE, encoded by the coding sequence ATGATAAAATCGAAAAAGGAATATTCCAATGGAGTGGTTACGGTAGTGTACGAATCAGATTTATGTATTCATTCCGGTGTTTGTTCTAAAGGGTTGCCAGATGTTTTTCAGCCGGGAACAAGACCTTGGGTTAAAGCAAAAGGAGCTGGTACTGAAGAGATCATTAGGCAGGTGCAAAAATGCCCGTCAAGAGCACTTTCCTTTTATATGAATAGTCCCGATCCGGAAGATGGTGAAAAAGGTCCGATTAAAGCAATTGAAGCCGGGCACAAAGTGGAAGTATTTAAAGATGGTCCGATTATGATGGAAGGACCTATAACTCTTGTTGGTTCAGATGGACAGAGAAAAGTAATGGCGAATGCTTGCTATTTTTGTCGTTGCGGTGCATCCAAAAGCAAGCCATTTTGCGATGGTTCACACAAAGAGATCGGATTTAAAGAATAA
- a CDS encoding DUF4249 domain-containing protein → MKQLIYFISSILILSSCTEKMDVELDSTYTRLSVEAKVTNDFKKHFVKLSESSDVFYNQKAIPVTNATIKVSDGTSDFMYEETSPGFYESSNEFSGISGKTYFLSVSNIDIDHDGETENYEARSFMPFPHKIDSIEMNYDEKHIDEEGDKKEYWLLSLYLKDNIESEDYYGFACQINNVLVHDTITEVVIAEDTFFNGENSKGVEVGFFDQEKPDEIIHANDLITLETYAMTEDYFDFVNELQFMDMEQIPLFSGPPANIRSNITNGAVGYFAVYSITRSSITVKI, encoded by the coding sequence ATGAAACAACTCATATATTTCATCTCATCTATTTTAATTTTAAGCTCCTGCACAGAGAAAATGGATGTGGAGTTAGACAGTACCTATACCCGCTTATCAGTTGAAGCCAAAGTAACAAATGATTTTAAAAAGCATTTTGTAAAGCTAAGTGAATCAAGTGATGTATTCTATAACCAAAAAGCAATACCTGTCACAAATGCAACTATAAAAGTCAGCGATGGAACATCCGACTTTATGTATGAAGAAACCAGTCCTGGCTTTTATGAAAGTAGTAATGAATTTTCCGGTATTTCAGGAAAAACATACTTCCTGTCTGTCTCAAATATTGATATCGATCACGATGGAGAAACGGAAAATTATGAAGCTCGATCATTTATGCCATTTCCCCACAAAATAGATTCAATAGAAATGAATTACGATGAGAAGCACATTGATGAAGAAGGCGACAAAAAGGAATATTGGCTTCTATCCTTATATCTGAAAGATAATATCGAGAGTGAAGATTATTACGGTTTTGCCTGCCAAATTAATAATGTTTTAGTTCACGATACCATAACCGAAGTTGTTATAGCTGAGGATACTTTTTTTAATGGAGAAAATTCAAAAGGAGTGGAAGTTGGTTTCTTTGATCAGGAAAAACCCGACGAGATAATTCATGCTAATGATCTGATTACTTTAGAAACATATGCCATGACAGAAGATTATTTTGACTTTGTAAATGAACTTCAATTTATGGATATGGAACAAATACCTTTGTTTTCCGGTCCGCCTGCCAACATACGAAGTAATATCACAAATGGTGCTGTTGGCTATTTTGCAGTTTATTCCATAACCCGCAGTTCCATCACGGTTAAAATTTAA
- a CDS encoding TonB-dependent receptor yields the protein MKHIILTLSCIIMLLGSTNLLSQDRINNIIKTEKNSYTFNELMNLIKTQSGYNYTYPTDSELSQKTIHLGKKEYALDLLLDKISLQLQLKYRIIEKQISFKIIQKKTVTISGYIRDKKTGEDIIGAACCIKELANGTVSNMYGFYSLSIPSGKYTISYSFLGNKTEESIIEIEENKVLSVELESESQQISEVVVTGEGAAKNINRNEMSVVKLPVSTVKKLPALMGEVDLIKAIQMLPGVKPAAEGTTGFSVRGGNPDQNLILLDEAPVYNASHLLGFFSIFNNDAISDLKLYKGDIPAGIGGRLSSFLDIRMKNGNSKKFSGNGGIGTISSRLTLEGPIGENEKTSFILSGRRSYLDLFLRLSSNEDVNDNIVYFYDLNAKVNHKFDDKNRLFISTYFGKDKFKSNENQLSFGNQTLTLRWNHLYSNKLFSNTTLLWSKYNYDLSDSGGANAFEWKSKLEDLSVKQDFNFFLNPNNTIKFGGIFTYHKFEPGYAHGVGEESFISEYKVNDSNAFEEALYISNEQKIGSLLTLKYGLRFSMFNNVGSGTIYDFDDNYQVVDSTVYKPGKIFNTYSNWEPRAGLLYSLNDVSSVKMSYSRTVQYMQLAQNSSGGMPLDVWFPSSPNVKPQKSDQYAIGYFRNFRDNTIESSVELYYKKMKNSVDFKDFANLLLNKELEGELRFGSTEAYGFEFMTQLNLNRLQGWFGYTYARTKRTVTGINEGRSYRSPYDVPHDFKASVSYQLTPRTSISANFAYSTGKPITFPTGRAEYQGAFIKIYSDRNSYRLPDYHRMDLALTVKNKKKTNRKWEGEWNFSLYNAYGRKNPWIVNFIQDENDPKKIYAEKTYLFTFVPSVTYNFKF from the coding sequence ATGAAGCACATCATTCTTACCCTTAGCTGCATAATAATGTTGCTGGGGAGTACAAATCTATTGTCACAAGATAGGATCAATAATATTATAAAAACAGAAAAGAATTCCTATACATTTAATGAATTAATGAACCTGATAAAAACTCAATCCGGATACAATTACACGTATCCAACAGACAGTGAGCTCAGTCAGAAAACTATTCATTTGGGTAAAAAGGAATATGCACTGGATCTTCTGCTTGACAAAATATCTCTTCAATTGCAACTTAAATACAGAATAATTGAGAAGCAGATATCATTTAAAATCATACAAAAAAAAACAGTAACCATTAGTGGATATATTCGTGATAAAAAAACGGGTGAAGACATAATTGGAGCCGCATGCTGCATTAAGGAATTAGCAAATGGAACAGTTAGCAATATGTACGGGTTTTATTCGCTGAGTATCCCTTCCGGGAAATACACGATTAGTTATTCGTTTTTAGGTAATAAAACAGAAGAATCTATTATCGAAATTGAAGAAAACAAAGTTCTTTCAGTTGAATTGGAAAGTGAAAGTCAGCAAATTAGCGAAGTTGTGGTAACAGGAGAAGGTGCCGCCAAAAACATCAATCGCAATGAAATGAGTGTTGTAAAACTTCCTGTTTCAACAGTAAAAAAACTTCCTGCACTGATGGGAGAAGTTGATTTAATAAAAGCCATTCAAATGCTTCCCGGTGTAAAACCTGCCGCCGAAGGAACAACCGGATTTAGTGTTAGAGGGGGAAATCCTGATCAGAATCTAATTCTTTTGGATGAAGCCCCTGTTTACAATGCCTCTCACCTTTTAGGATTTTTCTCCATTTTTAATAACGATGCTATCAGCGATTTAAAGCTATATAAAGGAGATATCCCTGCTGGAATTGGAGGCAGACTATCCTCCTTTTTAGACATCAGAATGAAAAATGGAAATTCGAAAAAATTCTCAGGAAATGGTGGAATTGGAACAATTTCGTCTCGCTTAACTTTGGAAGGCCCAATTGGTGAAAATGAAAAAACTTCATTTATTCTTAGTGGACGAAGAAGTTATTTGGATTTATTTCTTCGTCTTTCTTCTAATGAAGATGTAAATGACAACATTGTGTATTTTTACGATTTAAATGCGAAAGTAAACCATAAATTCGATGATAAAAACCGCTTATTTATTTCAACATACTTTGGTAAAGACAAATTCAAAAGCAATGAAAACCAGCTCTCTTTTGGAAATCAAACTTTAACCCTCAGATGGAACCACCTTTACTCCAACAAACTTTTTTCCAACACAACACTACTTTGGAGTAAATACAATTATGACCTGTCTGATAGCGGAGGGGCTAATGCCTTTGAATGGAAATCTAAACTTGAAGATTTATCAGTTAAACAAGATTTTAATTTCTTCTTAAATCCAAATAATACAATCAAATTTGGAGGAATATTCACCTATCACAAATTTGAACCAGGTTATGCCCATGGTGTTGGCGAAGAATCATTTATTTCGGAATATAAGGTAAACGATTCAAATGCATTCGAGGAAGCCTTATATATTTCCAACGAACAAAAAATAGGCAGTCTATTAACTCTAAAATACGGATTGCGATTTTCAATGTTCAATAATGTAGGAAGTGGTACCATTTACGATTTTGATGATAACTATCAAGTTGTCGATTCTACAGTTTATAAACCGGGAAAAATCTTCAATACTTATTCGAACTGGGAACCAAGGGCCGGACTCCTATATTCACTAAATGACGTTTCATCGGTTAAAATGAGTTACTCGAGAACCGTACAATATATGCAACTTGCACAAAATTCTTCAGGAGGAATGCCTTTAGATGTTTGGTTCCCCTCCTCGCCTAATGTCAAGCCTCAAAAGTCAGATCAATATGCCATTGGATACTTCCGAAATTTTAGAGATAATACGATTGAATCATCAGTAGAACTCTATTATAAGAAAATGAAGAACAGTGTTGATTTTAAAGATTTTGCCAACTTACTTCTCAATAAAGAATTGGAAGGCGAATTACGATTCGGCTCAACTGAGGCTTATGGTTTTGAATTCATGACTCAACTTAACCTGAATCGCTTACAAGGCTGGTTTGGATATACTTATGCACGTACAAAACGTACTGTTACTGGAATTAATGAAGGCAGATCGTATCGTTCGCCATATGATGTGCCACATGATTTTAAGGCCTCTGTTAGTTATCAATTAACGCCAAGAACGAGTATTTCAGCCAATTTTGCATATTCTACCGGAAAACCCATCACTTTTCCAACAGGCAGAGCGGAATATCAAGGTGCATTTATAAAAATATATTCAGATAGAAATTCCTACCGTTTGCCGGATTATCATCGCATGGATTTAGCTTTAACGGTTAAGAATAAGAAAAAAACAAATAGAAAATGGGAAGGTGAATGGAACTTTTCCTTATACAATGCCTACGGAAGAAAAAATCCATGGATTGTAAACTTTATTCAGGATGAAAATGATCCTAAAAAGATTTATGCTGAAAAAACTTATCTGTTCACTTTTGTCCCATCGGTAACCTATAATTTCAAATTTTAA
- a CDS encoding FecR family protein, translated as MKVNTEVLTDYLNEKCDEKTKQKLEIWLDKDPDNQKYFNELKIYWDAKESRSKKIEFDSETGFQNLLAKKSKRKSQHLKRTLRYAALIATLISTSLFGYLFISPENSNIIVSNMEQTEKTLVLPDGTSIVLAEGSRIEYPDHFSKSERLVTLKGEAFFNVAKNKEKPFVILSGQTRTMVVGTSFRIKEDIDRTTIKVRTGIVEFMEKGNPKNKTRLLKGDCAQFVNNQKVVLKRGSESNKIDFTVKLLKYNNEKLEVVCKDLCELFNTTIQIQNISKSQLSLSAVFEDQNLESIIKSLCFTLNLKPEQKENIILLK; from the coding sequence ATGAAGGTAAACACCGAAGTATTAACCGACTATTTAAATGAAAAATGTGACGAGAAAACAAAGCAAAAGCTAGAAATATGGCTGGATAAAGATCCTGATAATCAGAAGTATTTTAATGAGCTAAAGATATATTGGGATGCAAAAGAATCCAGATCTAAAAAAATCGAATTCGATTCAGAAACAGGATTTCAAAATTTATTAGCAAAAAAATCAAAAAGAAAATCACAACATCTAAAAAGAACACTTCGGTATGCAGCCCTTATAGCCACTCTCATTTCAACTAGTTTGTTCGGATATCTTTTTATTTCTCCTGAAAATTCAAATATAATTGTTTCGAACATGGAGCAAACTGAGAAAACCCTGGTACTTCCTGATGGTACATCCATTGTTCTTGCAGAAGGTTCCAGAATTGAATATCCAGATCATTTTTCAAAGAGTGAAAGACTGGTTACCTTAAAAGGAGAAGCTTTTTTTAATGTTGCCAAAAACAAAGAAAAACCTTTTGTTATTTTATCTGGGCAAACCCGAACAATGGTTGTTGGTACGTCTTTTAGAATAAAAGAAGATATTGACAGAACAACGATAAAAGTTCGAACTGGAATTGTGGAGTTTATGGAAAAAGGAAATCCAAAAAATAAAACCAGATTACTGAAAGGTGATTGTGCGCAATTTGTAAACAATCAAAAAGTGGTTCTAAAAAGAGGTTCTGAATCCAATAAAATTGATTTTACGGTAAAACTATTAAAGTATAACAACGAGAAACTAGAAGTAGTTTGCAAAGATTTATGCGAACTCTTTAACACCACAATTCAGATCCAAAATATATCAAAATCTCAACTTTCGCTTTCTGCGGTATTTGAGGATCAAAATCTGGAAAGCATAATAAAATCTCTTTGCTTTACACTTAATCTCAAACCCGAACAAAAAGAAAATATAATCCTACTAAAGTAA